A single region of the Cherax quadricarinatus isolate ZL_2023a chromosome 3, ASM3850222v1, whole genome shotgun sequence genome encodes:
- the LOC128684055 gene encoding legumain, with the protein MRYTLVVSALLAAVVTEVIHDNREFLRNFLNQQQQPNQLLMYQPQQLMYQQWLYQPQPFLKQRMQQPDQPQYKQQQSYQTQPQQRQLYKPQQQQMQSQQPQPQPQPQPQLQPQQMQSQQPKQAQGDKQGNIWAVLVAGSRGWYNYRHQSDVCHAYQILHQHGVPDDHIIVMMYDDIANNKQNPTPGVIINRPEGPNVYDGVPKDYTGRDVTPENFLKVLSGDAKGLRGVGSGKVLKSGPNDRVFINMVNHGAPGIFSFPYDYLTATNLVDSLLKMYQDNRFNKMVVYVESCNSGSLFENLLPEDIEVYAVSAAGPDQSSYACYEDKERSTFLGDVFSVKWMEDTEVENLKEKTLDEQYKRVRHDVVTSTVMNWGKIQLSSEKLASFLGDVDPRSSYMKNYAANINNYLSYSPISTLADPCLSSSMVSDDVPVAIIKSRLKSANNTVEGKHWQEALQSLLQKRIQASLLMVRLVWELTKDSMMAAKIATTEHIHGITRWGCYDDCVKAFHTHCYDLAQNTFVLRLLTPIINLCEHGFTYQQFVDAVKSVCTPSRTNDFTSVI; encoded by the exons ATGAGGTACACACTGGTGGTTTCCGCTCTGTTGgcggcagtagtaacagaagtcaTCCATGACAACAGGGAATTtctgaggaacttcctgaatcagcagcaacagccaaaTCAGCTGCTGATGTATCAGCCGCAGCAGCTGATGTACCAGCAGTGGCTGTATCAGCCGCAGCCGTTCCTGAAGCAGCGGATGCAGCAGCCGGATCAACCGCAGTACAAGCAACAGCAGTCGTATCAGACGCAACCGCAACAGAGGCAGTTATATAAGCCgcaacagcagcagatgcagagccagcagccgcagccgcagccgcagccgcaacCGCAGCTGCAACCGCAGCAGATGCAGAGTCAGCAGCCGAAGCAAGCGCAGGGGGACAAACAAGGGAATATTTGGGCAGTGCTAGTGGCTGGCTCCAGAGGCTGGTACAACTATCGTCACCAG TCAGACGTGTGTCATGCCTACCAGATCCTGCACCAGCACGGTGTTCCTGACGACCACATCATCGTTATGATGTACGACGACATCGCCAACAACAAGCA AAACCCGACCCCTGGTGTGATCATCAACCGTCCAGAAGGACCCAACGTCTACGACGGCGTCCCCAAGGACTACACTGGCAGGGACGTCACTCCAGAGAACTTCCTGAAGGTACTTAGCGGTGACGCTAAGGGCTTGAGGGGTGTGGGCTCTGGTAAAGTGCTGAAGAGTGGTCCTAACGACCGTGTCTTCATCAACATGGTGAACCACGGCGCCCCTGGCATCTTCTCCTTCCCTTACGACTACCTCACTGCCACTAATCTCGTCGACTCTCTCCTGAAAATGTACCAAGACAACAGGTTCAACAAG ATGGTCGTGTATGTGGAGTCGTGTAATTCTGGCTCACTATTTGAGAATCTCCTTCCTGAAGATATAGAAG TGTATGCGGTGAGTGCTGCTGGACCCGACCAGAGCTCATACGCCTGCTACGAAGACAAAGAACGATCCACCTTCCTGGGTGACGTCTTCAGCGTAAAATGGATGGAAGACACCGAAGTG GAGAACCTGAAGGAGAAGACGCTAGATGAGCAATACAAGCGTGTGCGTCACGACGTGGTGACTTCTACCGTCATGAACTGGGGAAAGATTCAGTTGTCGTCGGAAAAACTAGCCAGCTTCCTGGGTGATGTGGATCCAAGGAGCAGCTACATGAAGAACTACGCTGCCAACATTAACAACTACCTGTCTTACTCACCGATATCAACATTGGCAGATCCTTGTCTG AGCTCCTCCATGGTGAGTGACGACGTGCCTGTAGCTATCATCAAGTCTCGCTTGAAGTCAGCCAACAATACTGTTGAAGGGAAACACTGGCAGGAAGCTCTCCAGTCTCTTCTGCAG AAGAGGATTCAGGCGAGTTTGTTGATGGTCCGCCTAGTGTGGGAGCTGACTAAAGATAGCATGATGGCGGCGAAGATAGCAACAACAGAACACATCCACGGTATCACCCGCTGGGGATGTTACGACGACTGTGTCAAAGCTTTCCACACCCATTGCTATGATCTAGCCCAG AACACGTTtgtgctgaggctgctgactccCATCATCAACCTGTGCGAGCATGGCTTCACTTACCAGCAGTTCGTGGACGCCGTCAAATCCGTGTGTACTCCCAGTAGAACCAATGACTTTACTAGTGTCATTTAG